The DNA window ACATATTTCAGTTggtattttcctttttttcttctttaaacaGAACTTCACTTGGGCTTTGTATGGTTCTGGccaaattagaattgaaattgggAGTGTAATTCCAaatcttttgtttgtttgatgactTAAACTAAAGAACTGgaatttgatataatttcaatggAATGGAATGTATATTAAGTTTCAATTCCATCCTTCCTACTtcggaattacaattttatgattatccaaacataagaattgaattaatttaattccaGTTCTTATAAGATtggatttataattataattccaGTTATACACGTCCAAACACATCCttataataatttgttgaaCTGGACTCTTTTTTCTGCAGGTATACCTTAAGGAACGCTGAACTTAGACTTTGTCTTGAAAGGAACTTTGATACCTATGAAATCAGTCTTGAGACACCAAAACAAGATGATTCAAAACTAGACGAACATGGAAACACTCATGACTCTGGAAAGGCAGTTAAAACTTCCAGGAAAAATGGGATGTTAAATTCTGGTATAGGAAATGATAATTCATCTGAAGACACAACTATTCAAGGTCTTGGAGAAATTACACCTGAAGCTAGACAATACATTTTGCATTTGCAATCTCGTCTATCTTCTGTAAATGAGGTTAGCCTCATCATCTACTTGTGCTTGAGAAATTTATATTGGCATTAAATATTTTCCCTATAAGTGTTCGCTATAAATTTGAGATTTCTCATGCATTTTGTCTAAATATAAGCATTAGTATGTTATTTTTCCAACTATTGTCTTTGACGTATATGTTGCATTGTGTTTGCACAATTCGATGGAACCTCTCTTAACATTGGCCAAGACAATGTGAAAGGTTCTAGGTTTTGCAAATGACCAAGTAAAGCAATAGCTGAAGACATGCTTTATTTGTGTGATAATGTGGGGATGTTTTGGTATACCATATTTTCATGTTGATAATGATCAAGTAAAATCTACATTTGCtatgtttgtcaaaaattaccatgataatgaaaatattctaatcaTGATTCATAagcaaaaaaattatttataccaaatgaaataaaaaattacattgatTCTTATTGTATAAAATGATTTGCATAACAAATGAAGTAATAAAAATTACACTATAACTAAAATCATGATCCATAATAATCTGATCATGTTCCATAATAAGTCTTATACCAAACTAAAATAGAAAAAGTTTCAATTTTATCTTTGGGCGACTTTTCAATGTGATTTGTGATTGTGACAAAGATCAGGGCAAATTACGAGTTTAAGCTTAAATAGGTTCGTTGTTTTCATAGTTTCCCTTTGTACCTTTGGTGTTCTTTGAACAACTAATTATGTAATTTATGTTCCATCTACCCAAGGAGCTTAACGAGGTGAAGCGAAAAACTGCAGCACTGCAAATGCAGCAGTTTGTTGGAGAGGAAAAGAATGATTTGCTAGACTACTTAAGGTCACTTGAACCGGAGAAGGTTAGTAGTGTATTTAAGGCATTGAGATTGTTTCCTTATAACACATGATTTTTCTATACTCTCAATGATGTCCTAGAACTGATATATCTATTTATTGCAATGGTGCTAGTGCTGGTTGGATCAATGTGATTTTGACTTATCCTCATACATGATTTTGAAATTCTGAAAGATTATTGAACATTGCTGTATATGATACCTCTTGCATGTTTTATATGAATTCTCTTTTCTTGTTCCTCTTTTTTCCTTTAGTATTCATGTGCATCATCACAAaatcagttttatttttttcctttctgAGATAATGTGTTACACATCAGCCTAGAGATCTAGGATTTGTAGAAGAAAGGTAGATGAGATGAAGAATGTCCTAAAGCCTTTAGAATAGATAAACCTGACTCAAGTTATTTCATTCATTCCCCCAAATAATACACTCTTACGTTATAAGCTACTAACTTACTCtactaattataattatcataCTACCCTTTTACTACTTCCTATGTTACACGGAtactccaattttttttttggagtaTCGGATACGATACGACGATATGCGTATCGGATACGGCAAAACACGTATCATTGACTTTAGGTAGGGTTGACCAATCCGATACGGTTTGGATACGGCTCCGATACGTGTATCGGATACGTTTTTggtaaaagttaaaaaaaaggtttaatTATGAAActgcataaaaaaaaaaatatttaagggtATCAATATTTATCCTTTTTACCTCTTCTCGGACGCCTCCtaaataaaaccctaaaccGATAATAGATTATTTTATCCCTCGGAAACCTCCATTAGTCCTCTTCCGCCGCCGTCAATCGATAGTCACCGCAGACGGTTGAGATCCGTCGTCGTCGAACCTGATCGAAGTTGTCGAAGCCGCCGCCTGGATCGAAAGAATCGCCTAATCGTCTTCCCTATCTATCTGGTACTTGTGAtcttcatttaatatatatatatattatattaaatgctgatgcatatatatataatatgatccAATTGTTTAATGCTGATACactagatatatatatataataaatgtagtTGTATCAATCAAGATCAATTCATCCCACTACCCAAAACATATTAACCTTGCAGTGTTGTATGTATATTAGgttatttttcaaaagtgaaaatagtattaaatttgtttgtcTTCATTCTTCCTTCCTTATAGTAATTTTTTAGGTATTTAAATAGGTAACTTTTTGAATATTTGTAATGACAAATATTCTAAACAAGGATTGGAGGTGGATGATAATTGTCCTCTATGAAAATTTGTGACAAAGATTGAAAAATGATCATGTGGAAGAAATGTTACATGGTCATGTAATATATGCACTAAAGTGTGCAAAAGATCATATTCAAGAGTGAAAACACATTTACTGAAAATGAAAGGCTTTAGAATTGCTAGTTGTGTGGTTGTTACAAAATATCAAATCAATCATATGGAACAACTTTTGAATGAAGCAGAATTGAGAAAGAAGAATGCTCAACCGAAACAACTTTCACTACTTTCATCATCATCTGTATCATCAAGTAATTTTACTTTACAAAGTGATGATCCAACAAAGAAGAGGAAGAcctcttgaattttttttaatctaaatgcTAGAGATGAACTACATTCTAAAATTGTAATATTGTTTACACTGGTGGACTGTCTTTCAATATTGATAAGAATCCACATTATGTTCGTGTCTTCAGTATGGCTACTTAACGAACGATTCCAGATTATTTTTCACCCGATACAATTTATTGAGAACCACActcattcaaaaaaaaaatgatcatatTAAAAAGATGTTTGAGCCAACAAAAAATGCTATGaaacaaaaatgtgttaatattTGTAGTGATGGGTGGTCAGATGTACAAGAAGACCATTTATCAATATCATGGCGGTGTGAAAGTGTTCTTATGTTTTTTAAGACAATAAATTGTGAATGTgagttaaataataaagtttttatctataatttgtTCATTGATACAATAAATGAAGTGGGACATACAGATGTTGTCCAAGTGATCACTGATAATACTCCTTTATGCAAAGCCGCGGGGTTACTTGTTGAGTCAAAATACCCGCACATATTTTGGACACCTTGTGTTATGCATATTCTAAGTTTTGCCTTGAAAAATTATGTGCGGGCATTTTGCCTCAACAAGTAACCATGCAGCTTTGCATATAAGAGCATTATCAGTGATCACTTGGACAACATTTGTATGTCCCACTTCATTTATTGTATCAATAAGCAAATTAGAGATAAAAACTTTATTCTTGAACTCATCctcacaatttattattttcaaaaacatagAACTACTTTCACACACCGTTATTATATTGATAAGTTGTTTTCTTTGTACATCCAACCACCCATCACTGCAAATACTAACCCTTTTTGTTTCTAAACATTTTTTGTTGGCTCCAACATCTTTTCAATATGAGCATTTTCTTTTTGAAGGAGTGTGGTTCTCAGTAAATTGTATCCGGGTGAAAGATAACCTAGAATCGTTCGCTGAATAGCCATACTGAAGGCAAAAACATAATGTGGATTCCTAGCAATATTGAAAGACAGTCCACCAGTATAAAACAATTTTGCAATTTCAGAATGTAGTTCATCTCTAACATTTAgattaaaaacttttttaagAGGCTCAAGTGTTTCTTTCCTTTTTGTTGTATCGTCACTTTGCAAAGTAaaattacttgattatacagaTGATGAAAGTAGTAAAAATTGTTTCGGTTGAGCATTCTTCTTTCTCAATTCTGCTTCATTCAAAAGTTGTTCCATATGATTGATTTGATCTTTTGTAACAACCAAACAATTAGCAATTTCAAAGTCTTTCATTTTTAGTAAATGTGTTTTCACTTTTAAATATGATCCTTTGCACACTTTAATGCATATATTACATAACCATGTAATATTTTCTCCACCTGATCCTTTTCCAATCTTTGTCACAAATTTCTATAAAGGACAATTATCATCCATCTCCAAAACTTCATTTAGAATATCTGTGACAAATATTCAAAAagttatctatttaaatattcaaaaaattactataaaaaatatgtgatgaggaTGAAATGAGAAAGTAAGGATCTTTGATACAACTACATTTCGATTGTAATATATATCTAGTGTATCATCATTCAACAAGtgaatcatattatatatattcacaacTGTATAATATTGTTACTATTGAATTCTTTTTTTATGCAatttcatttaactttttttttaagcCCAAAATGTATCCGATACACGTATCGGATACGTGTTTTGCTGTATCCGATACACGTATCGTCGTATCATAACCGATATTCCAGTTTTTCTTTTAGCTACTGACACATCAAAAATTGGGCCCTCCTATAAGTTGCTCCTTCCATACAATGCTCCGCATCACGATGTCTTTTATGTTTCTCAGCTCAAACACAATGTGGCTTCTTTACCGGATACTCCACATGTTCCGACTAATTTAGTGCATTGCTTTTGAGTCAGTTGTGATTCTAGTAGAACGGGATAAAGTGGGGTTAAAAGGAATTCTTGGTTTGGTGGGCTCATTCGGAGGAGGTGACGTAACCCATTCGGAGTTGGAGGATGTGATGTGGGAAGAAAGTGAGTCCCTCCGCACTCACTTTCTATTGTTATTCGTTTATCTTTTTCACAATCAGGACAAATTCAAGTCTCTACTCATGTGTTACACTCGATGAAAGAAACCGACTGATGTCATGTGCCCTTAATACCTTCCAGTTCATTACACAATATTAGAACAAGAGACATTTTAGGGGTAATGTTACCTAACAAGGCGCCTAAATAAATGTTATGGTCCAATAGTAAGCATATTCTCTTGTGTAAGTACTATATGATCTGTACTGTTGTTGTAACAAGCTATGAAATAAATTTGTCAGTTTGTTATTCTCACAATCTCACCTTTATCTCTATTTTATCTACTGAATCATATAACGACTTAAAAGAAATCTAATAGAATAGGCTAGTTGGCCATGATGTCATATAACAACTTGTTATGCCTCAATTACAAGGGCTATCACTCTCTACACATGTATTTATAGTAACTTTGAGTATTTCCTGATTTACTCAGTAGTGACAGATTTACAGGTGTAGTTTTCTTTCATAGCAAAAACAAAATTGCTTTTGCTGCCAATTCTCACCATAGCGCCTTTGTTTCAATCACTGAATTTTAGAGGACATTGAATAGAAAGTCTGATTTCATAAATTCACCCTTGCACTAATAATGTCAGTTTAAACTAATTAAGGCCACTGCAATTTTAGAGTTGACTGTTCCTTTCCAGTCAGCTTAACCTTTTCTAGCatcattaaagaaaataatgagaGAGAAGCCATCTTATGATAATGGTTTTTGCAAAGACAATACAAGATGAAAATTTCAGACATGATGTTTTTGACTTAATATTTATAGAACAACTGGAAACAATTGAATCCTGAATTCATACTGAACTTTAAGTGTCGAAGGTGTTAAGTGACGGTAAATTAAAAgttgaataaaccaaataaaaatatctgcATTTTAAGTACCTATATGTAAactgatttgataaaatgtggaaCTAATATCAAGAAAGTCAGACTATTTTATCTGTAAAGTgacatattttgattaaattttagaGGTTAAAGTTGTCTTATGGACGTTCTTATTATATTACCGAGTTGAGGCAGTCTTACTAATTTCTAAATTGCTAATTGAATTAAAGGACAGTTATCAAATtgaacataatttaaataaacactTAATCGTTTTAAGTAAGTGATAAGTTGTGTTATCGCTGCTTCAGATGTTGTTTttcattgtttaatttttttgctGCTTTATCTCAAATCTATTGTATTTATTTCGTTCCATTCATATTTgcatcaatatttttaaaactcaaaagTAGAAGTGTTGAGCAGGTAGTTGAATTATCAGAACCTACATGTGTTGAATTGAAGGAAGTTATCCACTCAGTAGTTCATGGTCTCCTAGCTACCCTTTCGCCAAAAATGCATTCcacttctcctcctccaccacccTCCGAAAGTATGTCAAGTGGAGGAAAAGTAGTTGATGAAGACGATTGTGTTGATATTGTGGATAATAGTAATAACAATACTTCTCTGCACTACCAGCCTCTGATTTCCTTGAATCGCGATTACCTAGCTCGTCTTCTCTTTTggtatgtatatttatatatatttcagtaaTCAGTAACATATcccctctttttttttttgcaaaaagGCATGTCTGATTTTGAGCGTATTTATGACAATATATTATAGGTCCATGCTATTGGGGCATTACCTTAGAGGCGTCGAATATAGGCTGGAGCTTGACGATTTGCTCTCGCTAGCAACTACAAAGACAGTTTTGTGACTGACAACACCCCCATAAGGTTCTTTAGTGATCTGCTCTGCATTTTTTAGGttctttttttgttgttgtttatttAGGTTCATTAGTCACTTTACCCACTTCGGGTATAGCTACCAGAGGCTTGGACTAAGGCGTTTAGTTCAATGTGGTCTTAGTTTTTATTGTTATTGAAAGTATCAAATTGAAATGGAAAGTCATGGTGGTGGGCTAGTTGTTCTGAATCCTTCTAGGGATTTAGTCTAGGTTGTTAACATATTTCTTTTCATGTGGAACTTCTTTTATACTCAGATGGAGGTGTGAGAGACTCTTGGattgatttttaaaagattgttttatattttgaataaagaaaatggtacataatataataatgctctttttttaattattagttttgttttatattgatatgtacatttttttttttttttttatatattgttattgttattgttattgttattgttattgttattgttattgttattgttattgttattgttatataattttgacTAGAAATAATagacaattaattataaaatatttaattattaataaatgaaatacaaattttcaaattaaatacattaaattttataaaactttaaataaataaataagataaaattaatgcAATAAAATAAGAAggtattaattaaaaaattgaacatatttaattatcaaatatttaaaataggtTCATAttggaaattttatttatttataatttattaatataatttttttattttattttaaaacggATTAAGTAAGTAGTCCACACACTTAATCAGACTCATAACTTTTCACTTGGATTAAGTAAGTATGCCACACACTTAATCAGACGCATAACTTGTCACCTGACGGATTCGAATCCAGTCGCATAATTTGTCACCTAACGGGCTCGAACTCATAAATTTAGGGTTAGTATACACATTTTATTGTCGTTAGACTAGAAGGggattaaatacataaataatactttattaaaagacattttaattaataaattaaaaattattatttttaagattataattaaaaaattaaaaaaagtatgtAAACATTATAACAATTTGTGTTATAATGTGTTGGTAGGTTATAAATTACTAACATCACAAAATTAGTGTGATAGAACATTAAAAATGATGGTTGAGAGttgtttacatttttttttaatttaaaagaaatatttttttgtcaaattcttatgtatttttttcttcttaattacACCTTAAACAtgcaaattttttaaaaagaaaatgataaatttgttataaaattaCTTATATGCTCATGTCATACAAATTGCTTAACTTTTTCTTAGTTTGTGTCgcttaaaaaaattaagcttattgaaattgaaaaatcttgtaaaataatttagtcTTTGTACAATCAACCACATAACTTAACTTACAGTCAATCCCAGTCaagttcaaaaataaaatggttggttaacatatgtattttttttttatcgatttaaagAATAAATCTCACAACAAAGAGTCACCAACAAATTTTTCTctaaaaattaggaaatatgATTTCAGTTGTATGAACACCAAGaattatagattttattttgtGGATTTAGTGCTTGATTATAAATAGAAAAAGTCTTGACGCTATACCCTATACGCCCGCCTAGTTAGTCGGTCTTTactactaatttttttttttagcctTTCTagacaatattattttacactttactttttatacatttttaaattattatttaaactcttATCATAATAATCTTATTGCTAATGATAATTGCCACATTTATATGATtcttgtgaaaaaaaatatatatataaataaaatacgaCAAACATACAAAGATAGAATacaagaatatatatacatatacccACAAATATATGAAATCCTGGAAAAGAAAgtgttaaataattataatatacataataaaaaatttacataGCATATACGTCCATAGAGTTACATTGAAAAATGTTGAAAACTTCacagaaaattttgaaaatcagcATCtagatatgaaatatttttgcGATCgataatatatcaatttcatGATTTTTAGATAAGCCTTGGAAGTTATGACTTTGAGAGGTTgagaaaatgttatttttttggcttaGCAGCCCTTAACcagatatattttatattttcattgaaaatatgaattttaagcgttatatattttattttatttatttttgaaaaataattaaaataagcaaattaaaacaaaatataaaataagccaaacaaacaaggccttaaaaGAAATGGATCAGGGTCACGGGTTAGATCGAGTTATCGTCACGCGCAAAGAAACTCGGTCGTGGCGTCGGTCGTTGCTTCGGTCGTTGCTTCAGTCGTGCGTAGGGAAATCTCGGTCAGGGCCAATAGTGATTCTCGGTCGTTCCCTCGGTCGGAAATGACGCTAGAGATTCCAACATCGGTCGGAATATAGACTGTTGTTAGTTTCCTTGGTTAAAAACTAGGCCACGGGCAGGCTCTCAGTCGTAGGTTTCCCTCCCCGATTGCTCCCCGATTGCTCTCAGTCGACTGTCCTATGCTTAAGAATACCAAGAAGACCTTGTACCTAAAGCTACtataaatcaaaaattaattgaacaCAAACGTTACTTAATATATTCGTAACATCAATCCATAACATgcctaataaaaaataatcatgaaGAACATTCcttgaataaaatttataaaaattaaaagtcatACCAAAGTTTTTTTTAGGGGCAACAAGTAtcccatttatttatatacaataacaTACATGTTCTGTTCTTGAGCCCTGGTCCTTGAACAAGGACCCaaaaacatgattttcacagattaaaacattttaatcaatttgaaCTTTTTTATTCTAGGCTGATTTTTTTGATTGTGGTTATACATCAACTTTATAAACTACTTTAATTTAACTCACAATTTAATCCACATACAAACAAATCATTTAAAGATAGTAAAAGATTTATtgcaaattaaaaatacaaacttTGAATGAAATAGAAAAGATTCCTTATAGTTTATGGATATTCTTGTGTTACAAAAATCCAAGGCAAAACACTTAAGTTTAGGCTCCAAGAAGACAAACTTGATGTTTTGCGTAGAAAAatcgggaaatttgatcaaatgaccctcaaaagagGGTAATTCCCATTTTCAacctaaaaaaaacaatttttatttttaaccttttttttaaattttttttccatttttatccttaataacctttttttttcttcttccttttcctttttcttttcccCCATTTCTCCTTCCCGTTTTCTCTTTTCTCCCCCTCTCTTCACCGGCGACTCCCCAGACGACATTGCTCCAGCCACAGCCGTCGTCCCCCTATCTTCCCCGGCGACCTTGCTCCAGCCCCAGCCGCTGTTGCTCCCTGGAATCACAAACAGGCCGACTCCCGACGATCTCCAAGCCCCGGAGACGCTGAGCCCGatgggcttgggcgtggagcGTGAGcttgggcgtgggcttgggcgtgggcttgggcgtgggcttgggcgtgtatttaattgcaattcaattgcgtaccacgcaatatgtaaaacgaatttaataaatttattaataagcgGGGATAGCTCAGTTGGGAGAGCGTCAGATTGAAGATCTGAAGGTCAGGTGTTCTATCCACCTTCAccgcaaaagtttttttttctattggaaattttaaacaaaccATCATGTGACATCCCTGGTAAAACATATTTACAAACAAGTTTGtgtttaagtaaattatataaatgtttatgttttaattgTTCCATGCATAGTGTAGTCATTTGTTTtctgttattattataaatatatgcaAACAAAATTATGTTAAGCCACAACTGTTAATTTGTAATGCAAATTAGAGTATTTTAAAagtatacaaattaaaatttaacattaaaaactAGAAGAAAAAGTTCTTAGAAAAAAGACAATGAAGGAAAAAAAACGCATCATctcaataaatgaaaaagatctcatatatcaattcaaatagaacaaaatgttttagaaacaacattaacagttatttttaataacaataatacaaatatattgaaGTATATATGTGACAAAATAATAGCATCAAATAAAACTCCAACATAAGCCGCTAGCAGAGTTCCTTCTTCCAAAGTATGCCCAAACACAATACACTCTCTTATGCATTTATTGTGGACACATTATGCATTAACAAACGAGTGCAAGACAATTTCCAAACAGAAGAAATCAAAGAATTTTTTAACACCTACCCATTCACTAATTGGTTCATATCAGACAGAACGTCATTAACACTCTTGCAGACCTAGTATTATGAATGAGAAAATCCATTGAAACATCATCATGACAAAGAGCTAAATGTCTATCATTGTGGAATATGAAAATTCCCAGGTAGAATATAGAGAGAATTCAGTTATAACATCCATGAATGGTAAAATGTATTCTTAGACATATTGCCTTTTCCACCCCTCCCTGTCAAAGAAGCCAAATATGAGCTGCAGAATTAAGTAAAACATGGGTGTTCCATGGAGCTCTAGAGTATTCGCACTCGGTATATCATATCATCACAAGTCACATGAATCAAAGGAGCTTCTAACACCTCTTACTCCATTCACTAATTGGTTCATAATTTTCCAAACAGTATAAAATTTCTCACCTAGAACAGAACACTATTAAAGTCATAGTATTTTGAATGAGAAAATTCATTGGAGCACACCATCAAGACAGAGTCCTAGTATATCAttgtgaaatataaaattttcaagctGGAACAAAACACTGCTGCAgtcataaaattttgaatgaaaaaattcATTGAAGCACACCTTCAAGACAGAGTCCTAGGATATCATTGTGAAATATGACATTTACCAGGCAATTCAGTTAAATGCATTTTAAACATATCTCCTTGTATAGTTCTCCACCCAAAAAGCCAAATAGTAAAATGAAAAACGAGTTTCATGGAAGTTTCGCAAGTCGTCTAAATTGATACCATAAACCATAATTGGCAATTTTATACTATGTGCTGATAGTACTGAAGACACTTAATCCATATCCATAGATTGAGATCGAACGCCTTCCACTGAATTCGCGTCGCTCTTCAAATCAAGACTCAGATCATTACAATTACTTATATCCAGCGATACCGTTTCTCTCCTCGCAATCTCACCGTGAGGCCATCTTCTATAGAACGGTAACCTAAATAGTCAATTCATTAATCTTCAATTCCATATAATCAATCGCATCGATTTACTAGCTACTTACTTGATAGACTTCATTTTCTTCGGTACTTTCACTTTATTCTTATTTTGTGGTCTCGGTGATGAACCTGTTTGATTGCGATTCGAATTAGAGGTTTTGAAATCGAATCTGAAGGTAAAAAACATTATTCCCGGTGAAAATCTAAAGGTCAATTTTAGATAAGGAATCCATTACAGCATAACAACTCTGTTTTACCAGGGATGTCACATggtttgtttaaaatttctaatagaaaaaaaacttttgcggTGAAGGTGGATCAAACGCCTAACCTTCAGATCTTCAGTCAGACGCTCTCTCAACTGAGCTATCCAcgcttattaataaatttattaaattcgtTTTACATATTGCGTGGTACGCAATTGAATTGCAATTAAATACACGCCCAAGCTCACgctccacgcccaagccccacccCTAAAACCTAAATCCTAAACTAAAACCTAAAACCATAAAACTTCATACTCAACATGCAAAAGACGGAAAAATCATTGGGGAGTAGAACTAACTAAGCATTACTAACCTTAGTAATGTTGGGCGAACGTCGGGCTCAGCATCTCCAAGGCTTGGCAGCCGTCG is part of the Impatiens glandulifera chromosome 1, dImpGla2.1, whole genome shotgun sequence genome and encodes:
- the LOC124919580 gene encoding uncharacterized protein LOC124919580, translating into MATLTSFLSFSPFPLTSSSRPRQDHPHLLYSSSSYNLSTLRTFQNPRISRTSFTNLTFASAQSSFGDFSSDNDNCRSKKSIMLDLVQEIEPLDVSFIQKDVSLTTIDAMKRTISSMLGLLPSDQFQVFIDALWEHLSKLLVSSMMTGYTLRNAELRLCLERNFDTYEISLETPKQDDSKLDEHGNTHDSGKAVKTSRKNGMLNSGIGNDNSSEDTTIQGLGEITPEARQYILHLQSRLSSVNEELNEVKRKTAALQMQQFVGEEKNDLLDYLRSLEPEKVVELSEPTCVELKEVIHSVVHGLLATLSPKMHSTSPPPPPSESMSSGGKVVDEDDCVDIVDNSNNNTSLHYQPLISLNRDYLARLLFWSMLLGHYLRGVEYRLELDDLLSLATTKTVL